A single genomic interval of Anopheles marshallii chromosome 2, idAnoMarsDA_429_01, whole genome shotgun sequence harbors:
- the LOC128709374 gene encoding chymotrypsin-2-like yields the protein MIRVTIFAFALLFIGLVAAIPTLQASGSNGGRIVGGYNAVAGQFPYQVSLRRPPNFHFCGGSIIGPRWVLSAAHCTISMVPADLNVYVGSVMLASGGVYHQTMRIVNHPLYDPDTIENDISLIQTVQPIVFNEDTQPIGLPTTNLVASTGATISGWGRSNTMDNGTAEVLDNLQYLTVDILTMEECRAERPGSNNIFDSVMCVSSPDGQGACSGDSGGPLTYDGVVQGIASFVRVPCATEVSDVYERVYSHLSWIASVIM from the exons ATGATCCGCGTGACAATATTCGCGTTCGCGCTGCTATTCATCGGCCTGGTAGCCGCAATTC CAACGCTGCAAGCTAGTGGTTCCAACGGTGGCCGAATTGTTGGAGGATATAATGCCGTAGCGGGACAGTTTCCGTATCAGGTGTCATTGAGGCGACCCCCAAACTTCCACTTCTGCGGCGGTTCCATCATTGGACCACGGTGGGTTTTATCGGCGGCACACTGCACGATCTCGATGGTACCGGCCGACCTGAACGTGTACGTCGGCAGCGTGATGCTCGCGTCCGGCGGTGTCTATCACCAAACGATGCGCATCGTCAACCATCCGCTCTACGATCCGGATACCATTGAGAACGACATCAGCCTGATACAGACGGTGCAACCGATCGTGTTCAATGAGGATACGCAACCAATCGGTTTACCGACGACGAATTTGGTGGCCAGCACAGGTGCTACCATCTCTGGTTGGGGCCGATCGAAT ACGATGGACAACGGAACAGCTGAAGTGTTGGACAATCTGCAGTACCTCACAGTGGACATTCTGACGATGGAAGAATGCCGTGCCGAACGTCCAGGTTCTAACAACATCTTTGACAGTGTCATGTGCGTCTCTAGTCCTGACGGCCAGGGTGCATGCTCCGGTGATTCGGGCGGACCGTTGACGTATGACGGAGTGGTGCAAGGCATTGCTTCGTTTGTTCGCGTGCCCTGCGCTACTGAAGTGTCGGACGTTTACGAACGTGTCTATTCGCATTTATCGTGGATCGCATCGGTCATAATGTGA